The window GTCCGCTTGGCCTCACTCGCGCGGGAGGCCGGGTTGGATGGCGTTGTGGCATCGCCTCACGAAATCGGCGTGCTGCGGGCCGCCTTGGGACCGTCGATGTGCCTTGTTGTCCCGGGCATCCGCCCGGCATGGGCTGCAGCCGATGACCAGCGTCGGGTCATGACTCCACAAGAGGCGGCGGTCGCTGGCGCGGACTACCTGGTGATCGGCCGACCGATCACGGCAGCAGCCGATCCGGTCAAGGCGACCTACCGGATCCTGGATGAGCTCAAAGCGGTGGCGTAAGATGACACCGGACCTTTTCGACCGATTGCCCACCCTACCCCAAAAGGTTCCGGCGCCGCTTGCGGACCGGATGCGTCCAAGGACGCTTCAGGAGTTTGTCGGGCAGGAGCACCTGCTGGGGGAGGGGAAGCTCCTCCGAAGGGCGATGGAGGCGGGAGAACTGCCGTCGCTGATCCTGTGGGGACCGCCCGGTTCAGGTAAGACGACCCTGGCCTTTCTGTTGGCGGATCGGTGCAAGGCGACCTTCGTGCCGTTCTCCGCCGTCACCTCCGGGATTAAAGAGATCAAAGAGGTGATCGTCCGCGCCCAGCAGGAACGCGCCTACGGCAGGCGGACGCTCCTGTTCATCGACGAGATTCACCGTTTCAACAAGGCCCAGCAGGATGCGTTCCTGCCCCACGTGGAGGGGGGAACGATCGTGCTGATCGGGGCCACTACCGAGAACCCCTCGTTCGAAGTCATTGCGCCCCTCCTGTCCCGGGCGAAGGTCGTGACGCTTCGCCCCCTGGCGGAGGACGCGTTGATGGTCATCCTTCGGCGGGCACTGGGCGATCAGGAACGGGGTCTCGGTCGCCTTCAGATCGAGGCCGATAACGAGGCGCTACGCTTCATCGCAGGGCTCGGCTCCGGAGATGCCCGCGTGTCGCTCAACACCTTGGAACTGGCGGCGCAGATGGTAGAGGGGCAGCCGATAGGGAACAGGCGGTTGACCGTGCAGATGGCTCAGGAGGCGTCAGGACGGCGGACGCTGCTGTACGACAAGACCGGGGAGGAGCATTACAACCTGATCTCGGCTCTGCATAAGAGTCTGCGGGGAAGCGACCCTGATGCCTCCATTTATTGGCTTGCCCGAATGCTGGCATCGGGTGAAGAGCCGCTGTATATCGTCAGGCGGCTGGTCCGGTTCGCGTCGGAAGATATCGGCAATGCCGAACCGCAGGCCTTGCAAGTGGCGCTGGCGGCCAAGGATGCGTACCATTTCCTCGGCTCGCCTGAGGGCGAATTGGCGATTGCACAAGCCGTGGTGTACCTTGCCACCGCACCGAAATCGAATGCCATCTACCGGGCCTTCGGCGAGGCGCAGCGGGATGTGGAGCAGGCGCCGCTTGAAGGGGTTCCGCTGCACCTGCGGAATGCCCCAACTGCCTTGATGAAAGAGCTGGAATACGGCGCCGGTTACCAGTACCCGCATGATCTGCCTGGGGCCTTTGCCGACCAGGACTACCTGCCTGACCAGTTGAAAGGGCGAATCTACTACCACCCCACTGACCGCGGGCTCGAAGCAGAGATCGGCCGAAGGCTTGCTGAGTGGCGTCGCCGGAAGGTAGGCACGCCGTCGTAAGCGATGGGAGCGTCTATGACTAGCATCAAGACTGTGGGAGTCGTTGGGGCCGGGATCATGGGGTCCGGTATCGCGCAGGTTGTTGCGCAGGGAGGCTACGCCGTCATCGTCAGGGAGGCGGAGCAGCGATGGTTGGATAAGGGGAGGCGGGCGATCGACAGCGGGCTGCAACGAGCGGTTGACAAGGGACGGATGACCGTCGAGGAAAAGGCGGCGCTCCTTGGGCGGATCAGGTGGACCCTCGTCCTGGAAGAGCTGAAAACGGCCGATTTGATCATCGAGGCGATCACCGAGGATCTGCCGCTGAAACAGGATCTATTCCGTACGCTGGATCGCTTCTGCCCGCCGAGCAGTATCTTTGTCAGCAACACCTCATCCATCAGCATCATAGCGCTGGCCTCGGTGACGGAGCGAACCGACCGGTTCGCCGGCCTGCATTTTTTCAATCCCGTTCCGCTGATGAAGCCGGTGGAGGTGATCCGGAGTATTCGCACCAGCGCCGAAACCTTTCGAATCGTCTCCGATTTTGCCGTGTCGCTCGGAAAGGAGCCGGTTGCGGCAAAAGACCAGTGCGGTTTCATCGTGAACCGCCTGCTGGTCCCGTACCTGTTGGATGCGATTCGGGCGTTAGAGGCGGGCGTTGCGTCTGCGGCAGATATCGACAAGGCGATGAGGCTGGGCTGCAACCATCCGATGGGTCCCCTGGAGCTGGCTGATTTTGTCGGCCTCGACACGACATATGCCATTGCGAACATCATGTTCGAGGAGTATCGAGAGGCGCGGTACGCACCGCCTCCGCTTCTGAAGACAATGGTGATCGCCGGCTATCATGGGCGGAAGTCCGGCCGGGGTTTCTACGACTACTCAGGCCCGACGCCGCAAGTGACGGACCTGGGTCTGTGATGCTCTTTCAAGGCAGGTTCCAGTTCGGCTTCGCAGCGACGGCACAACCCGAATCCCGAGTAAGAAGCGGCTTGGCATGGAAACAGATTGGGGGTAATCCATGACGAGAGGCCATTCCAGAATCTTATCCGTCATGTTGCTTCAGCTCGGATTGATTTTTCTGCCAGGCCTGGCTTGGGCTGGTTTCGTGGGACAGCAGGGTACCTGCGGCACTGAGCCGAAAAAGATCGTCGTGGCCGTGACCGGGCAGGAGAAAGTTGTCGACCTTGCCGAGGGCGTAAAAACGGAAGCCTGGACGTTTAACGGGACAACTCCCGGACCGACAATCGAAGTCTGCGAGGGTGACACCGTCAGGATTGTACTAAAAAACGAAGGGACGGTGGCGCATGGGCTTGATAGCCATGCCTTTAGAATCAATGCCACGAAGTTTGGACCGGTAGAGCCGGGAGCAACGCTCGTCTATGAGAAGATTCTGAACGCGCCCGGGGTGTTCATGTACCACTGCGCAAATGGCCCTCTGACCGATCAACACATCAAGATGGGCATGTATGGCGTCATGATTGTCTACCCTCGCGGCCAGAAGCTAAGGCCGGCCCGCGAGATTGTGGTCAGTGAGAACGGCGTCTATGGAGAGCCCGACTCAAAAGGCATGATCGTTCCGTCTACAGAGCGAATGGATGAGAATCGAGCATACTTTGTTCTCTACAATGGGACGCTTAAGCACGAGCCTCTGGAAATGAAGGCGGGTGAATTGCTTCGCGTGTATTTTGTGAACGCTGGCCCGTACACCTCTACGTTTCACGTGGTTGGTGCTATCCTTGATCGAGCCTACGAAGGTGGCAATCCACGCAACGTGGTATATGATGTTCAGGCCTACGCGGTCCCGGCCGGCTCGGGTGGCATGTTTGAGGTCACGATGCCCGAACCGGGAAATTATCTGTTAGTCGACCACGATAAGCTCTCGCAGCTTCCCAATGGGTTGGGTATCCCCATCGTGGCCCGATAGGCATTAGCAAGCTCGGCCCAGAATCGTGAGCAGCTTAATTGGGCGAACGTGCCGGGCGCTGGATTCATTCCAGCGCTTTCTCGCGCAAATTCAGACTGGCATAAAGCACATGGGGGCCGACGC of the Candidatus Methylomirabilota bacterium genome contains:
- a CDS encoding replication-associated recombination protein A, producing MTPDLFDRLPTLPQKVPAPLADRMRPRTLQEFVGQEHLLGEGKLLRRAMEAGELPSLILWGPPGSGKTTLAFLLADRCKATFVPFSAVTSGIKEIKEVIVRAQQERAYGRRTLLFIDEIHRFNKAQQDAFLPHVEGGTIVLIGATTENPSFEVIAPLLSRAKVVTLRPLAEDALMVILRRALGDQERGLGRLQIEADNEALRFIAGLGSGDARVSLNTLELAAQMVEGQPIGNRRLTVQMAQEASGRRTLLYDKTGEEHYNLISALHKSLRGSDPDASIYWLARMLASGEEPLYIVRRLVRFASEDIGNAEPQALQVALAAKDAYHFLGSPEGELAIAQAVVYLATAPKSNAIYRAFGEAQRDVEQAPLEGVPLHLRNAPTALMKELEYGAGYQYPHDLPGAFADQDYLPDQLKGRIYYHPTDRGLEAEIGRRLAEWRRRKVGTPS
- a CDS encoding 3-hydroxybutyryl-CoA dehydrogenase; the protein is MTSIKTVGVVGAGIMGSGIAQVVAQGGYAVIVREAEQRWLDKGRRAIDSGLQRAVDKGRMTVEEKAALLGRIRWTLVLEELKTADLIIEAITEDLPLKQDLFRTLDRFCPPSSIFVSNTSSISIIALASVTERTDRFAGLHFFNPVPLMKPVEVIRSIRTSAETFRIVSDFAVSLGKEPVAAKDQCGFIVNRLLVPYLLDAIRALEAGVASAADIDKAMRLGCNHPMGPLELADFVGLDTTYAIANIMFEEYREARYAPPPLLKTMVIAGYHGRKSGRGFYDYSGPTPQVTDLGL
- a CDS encoding multicopper oxidase domain-containing protein; this translates as MTRGHSRILSVMLLQLGLIFLPGLAWAGFVGQQGTCGTEPKKIVVAVTGQEKVVDLAEGVKTEAWTFNGTTPGPTIEVCEGDTVRIVLKNEGTVAHGLDSHAFRINATKFGPVEPGATLVYEKILNAPGVFMYHCANGPLTDQHIKMGMYGVMIVYPRGQKLRPAREIVVSENGVYGEPDSKGMIVPSTERMDENRAYFVLYNGTLKHEPLEMKAGELLRVYFVNAGPYTSTFHVVGAILDRAYEGGNPRNVVYDVQAYAVPAGSGGMFEVTMPEPGNYLLVDHDKLSQLPNGLGIPIVAR